The proteins below are encoded in one region of Chloroflexota bacterium:
- the rplK gene encoding 50S ribosomal protein L11, whose translation MAKKVRAIVKLQIQAGKATPAPPVGPALGQHGVNIMGFVKEYNERTAQQAGLVIPVEITIFEDRSFTFVLKTPPASDLIKKALNVDKGSGTAGKATVGTISRAKLREIAELKMKDLNAIDVEGAERIIEGTARSMGVAVEA comes from the coding sequence ATGGCGAAGAAGGTCCGCGCAATCGTCAAGCTGCAGATTCAGGCTGGCAAGGCCACGCCTGCCCCGCCCGTCGGCCCGGCCCTCGGCCAGCACGGCGTCAACATCATGGGCTTCGTCAAGGAGTACAACGAGCGCACGGCACAGCAGGCCGGCCTCGTGATCCCCGTCGAGATCACGATCTTCGAGGATCGCTCCTTCACGTTCGTCCTGAAGACGCCGCCGGCGTCAGACCTCATCAAGAAGGCGCTCAACGTCGACAAGGGCTCCGGCACGGCCGGCAAGGCCACCGTCGGCACGATCAGCCGCGCCAAGCTGCGCGAGATCGCCGAGCTCAAGATGAAGGATCTGAACGCCATCGACGTCGAGGGCGCCGAGCGGATCATCGAGGGCACCGCCCGCAGCATGGGCGTCGCTGTCGAAGCGTAG